A region from the Paenibacillus humicola genome encodes:
- a CDS encoding carbohydrate ABC transporter permease, giving the protein MVKDMTIGSRLFNIVLIVILLGITLTCILPIWYTLALSLSSKAAAAGGLVWLWPVGFNLNSYRELLSDTQFFHSFWISVQRVAIGLVLNFFVVALMAYPLSRSTREFPQRNALMWILVFTMLFNGGLIPLYLTVKALGMINSIWALVLVAGATHGLVFNVILTVNFFRNLPKELEEAALVDGAGPWIMLTRVFIPLSVPVLATVSLFNIVMHWNEFLYGLIFMTREEFYPLQTYIQQLVVVFNPNILDEEQMKMMASLSNRTLNAAKVFIAMIPILAVYPFLQRYFIHGITLGSVKE; this is encoded by the coding sequence ATGGTTAAAGACATGACGATCGGCTCCAGGCTGTTCAATATCGTATTGATCGTCATTTTGCTGGGCATTACGCTCACCTGCATTCTGCCGATCTGGTACACGCTGGCGCTGTCGCTCAGCTCCAAAGCGGCGGCGGCCGGCGGCCTGGTCTGGCTGTGGCCGGTCGGATTCAATCTGAACTCGTACCGCGAGCTGTTAAGCGACACGCAATTTTTCCATTCGTTCTGGATCTCCGTCCAGCGCGTGGCGATAGGGCTGGTGCTGAACTTTTTCGTCGTCGCGCTGATGGCTTACCCGTTATCGAGGAGTACGAGAGAATTCCCGCAGCGCAACGCGCTCATGTGGATCCTCGTGTTTACGATGCTGTTCAACGGGGGACTGATTCCCTTGTATTTGACGGTCAAGGCGCTGGGCATGATCAACAGCATCTGGGCGCTCGTATTGGTTGCGGGCGCGACGCACGGACTGGTGTTCAACGTGATCCTGACCGTCAATTTCTTCCGCAATTTGCCGAAGGAGCTGGAAGAGGCGGCGCTCGTCGACGGAGCGGGGCCGTGGATCATGCTGACCCGCGTGTTCATCCCGCTCTCCGTCCCGGTGCTGGCCACGGTTTCGTTGTTCAACATCGTCATGCACTGGAACGAATTTTTGTACGGGCTGATCTTCATGACCCGCGAGGAATTTTATCCGCTTCAAACGTACATTCAGCAGCTGGTCGTCGTCTTCAATCCGAACATTCTCGACGAAGAACAGATGAAAATGATGGCCTCGCTCTCGAACCGGACGCTGAATGCGGCCAAGGTGTTCATCGCGATGATCCCCATTTTGGCCGTGTATCCGTTTCTTCAGCGGTATTTTATTCACGGGATCACGCTCGGGTCCGTGAAGGAATGA
- a CDS encoding beta-galactosidase, translating into MSMKHPQVPYGAVYFRKSNPPRKDWERDYAQASRDGMNLFRHWFMWSAIEIAPGRYDWEEYDAQLELAAKYGIRTIIAEMTTFTPEWLNRKYRHLLLQQADGKTAVSRMQVSSAIGGHTGGLCLDHDESKRLTGEFLRELVLRYTDHPGMFGYDVWNECNYGHQVCYCPATQNKFREWLREKYGSLEALGKAWRRYSFAEWEDVQAPVFKEAYPECIDWLEFRKHNFHAQMQWKVELIRSLDSRNSVTAHGIAASLQNMAAGGSDDWLAASKVSSYGLTWVTARKGSEPWKQSQAIDLVRAGSRGKPFWHAEMQGGPLWLQPQVVGREKEDGRVATAADVRLWNMTSLAGGARGIMYLRWRSLLDGPLFGAFGLYDTDGLQNPRSEAASEIAKWANGEAQRDLFLSSPVKGDIGIVVVPETQVFNHLLEQAGEGEFYTKCMWGTYQGFFDNHIQADYVLIDHIDEYCVLYLPYPIKLSAENAGRIAGWVEKGGILISEGCPAYFGDAGRVGVVQPNHGWDRLFGALQHEVEFMPDIAQHISFDLDGAKVPGGLFLQSYAPTTGTVRGTYADGRVAAVQHSFGKGKAMLVGTFPSEGYFRTKDENGMEYFRRVFAWSGGNQSVKVNGPHLRVRLQDGAGGKFAWILNPHRESAEAEIEISPQFAKIASCKVLWGDPNTAVRDNLFSIRVPAKDAIVLQLM; encoded by the coding sequence ATGAGCATGAAACACCCTCAAGTGCCGTACGGCGCCGTTTATTTTCGGAAATCGAATCCGCCCCGGAAGGATTGGGAGCGGGATTACGCCCAAGCGAGCCGGGACGGCATGAACCTGTTCCGCCATTGGTTCATGTGGAGCGCCATCGAAATCGCCCCCGGCCGGTACGATTGGGAGGAATACGATGCGCAGCTGGAGCTGGCGGCCAAATACGGCATTCGAACGATTATTGCGGAGATGACCACCTTCACGCCGGAATGGCTGAACCGCAAATACCGTCATTTGCTGCTGCAGCAAGCGGACGGGAAGACCGCCGTAAGCCGGATGCAGGTAAGCTCCGCCATCGGAGGCCATACCGGGGGGCTTTGTCTCGACCACGACGAATCGAAGCGGCTCACGGGCGAATTTTTGCGCGAGCTTGTGCTTCGATATACGGATCATCCCGGCATGTTCGGATACGACGTGTGGAACGAATGCAATTACGGTCACCAGGTTTGTTATTGTCCGGCTACGCAGAACAAATTCCGCGAGTGGCTGAGAGAAAAGTACGGCTCGCTGGAAGCGCTCGGCAAAGCATGGAGACGTTACAGCTTTGCGGAATGGGAGGACGTGCAGGCGCCCGTATTCAAGGAAGCGTATCCCGAGTGCATCGACTGGCTGGAATTCCGCAAGCACAATTTTCACGCTCAAATGCAGTGGAAGGTAGAGCTTATCCGAAGCTTGGACAGCCGCAATTCGGTTACGGCGCACGGCATCGCCGCAAGCCTGCAAAATATGGCGGCCGGAGGATCCGACGACTGGCTTGCCGCGTCGAAGGTGTCGAGCTACGGGCTCACCTGGGTGACCGCGCGCAAAGGGAGCGAGCCGTGGAAGCAGTCGCAGGCGATCGATCTCGTACGGGCAGGCTCGCGGGGAAAACCGTTCTGGCATGCGGAAATGCAGGGCGGACCGCTCTGGCTGCAGCCGCAGGTCGTCGGCAGAGAGAAGGAGGACGGCCGAGTGGCGACCGCCGCCGACGTCAGGCTTTGGAACATGACGTCCCTGGCCGGAGGAGCCCGCGGAATCATGTATCTGCGGTGGCGTTCGCTGCTGGACGGGCCGCTGTTCGGCGCCTTCGGCCTTTACGACACCGACGGTCTCCAGAATCCCCGTTCGGAAGCCGCAAGCGAGATCGCCAAATGGGCGAACGGCGAAGCCCAGCGCGATCTGTTCCTTTCTTCGCCGGTGAAAGGGGACATCGGCATCGTCGTGGTTCCGGAAACCCAGGTGTTTAATCATCTGCTGGAGCAGGCCGGGGAAGGCGAATTTTATACGAAATGCATGTGGGGTACTTACCAGGGCTTCTTCGATAATCATATCCAGGCGGACTATGTGCTGATCGATCATATCGACGAGTACTGCGTGCTGTATCTGCCGTATCCGATCAAACTGTCTGCGGAAAATGCCGGCCGAATCGCCGGCTGGGTGGAAAAGGGCGGGATCCTGATTTCCGAAGGGTGCCCCGCTTATTTCGGCGATGCGGGACGGGTCGGCGTCGTGCAGCCGAATCATGGGTGGGACCGCTTATTCGGCGCTCTTCAGCATGAAGTGGAATTTATGCCCGATATCGCGCAGCATATTTCATTCGATCTGGACGGGGCAAAGGTGCCCGGCGGATTGTTCCTGCAATCCTATGCGCCCACAACGGGTACGGTAAGAGGGACTTATGCGGACGGAAGAGTCGCCGCCGTCCAGCATTCGTTCGGGAAAGGCAAAGCCATGCTGGTCGGAACGTTTCCGTCTGAAGGCTATTTCCGGACAAAGGACGAAAACGGGATGGAATATTTCCGCCGCGTTTTTGCCTGGAGCGGCGGAAACCAGTCGGTCAAGGTGAACGGCCCGCATTTGCGCGTCAGGCTGCAGGATGGGGCCGGCGGGAAATTCGCGTGGATTCTGAACCCGCATCGCGAATCGGCGGAGGCCGAAATCGAGATATCGCCGCAATTCGCAAAAATTGCCTCGTGCAAAGTATTATGGGGCGATCCGAATACGGCTGTTCGTGACAACCTCTTCTCCATCCGGGTTCCGGCAAAAGATGCAATCGTTTTGCAGTTGATGTAG
- a CDS encoding DUF2935 domain-containing protein — protein sequence MPDGFVTRSLDEIRFWSRIMKEHSLFLRLGFRAEDTALIDEANRFYAIFEQIESRANAFTAGADPNVIRRFNEEVHTAASNIWVFKRKVLGLILTCKLPGANNFPLLVDHVSREANYFRNRLEELNLGRLEPLPDAIIDENVFFLRIMADHAKFISHLLDPSERKLVDQANNFSHDFDQLLFQAIDLDSMRPQSQTVPLLDQFLDQNRVSVKSLRDFKKTARDLIEACRIKSIIHPLLADHVFREAERFLFIIDWFEYSLTGRPAETQAIQEH from the coding sequence ATGCCTGACGGGTTCGTAACGCGTTCTTTGGATGAAATCAGATTCTGGTCGAGGATCATGAAGGAGCATTCGTTATTTTTAAGATTGGGTTTCCGGGCGGAAGATACGGCATTGATCGACGAGGCGAATCGGTTTTATGCGATCTTTGAACAGATTGAAAGCAGAGCCAATGCCTTTACGGCCGGAGCCGATCCGAACGTAATCAGAAGGTTTAATGAAGAAGTCCATACCGCAGCTTCGAATATTTGGGTGTTCAAGCGAAAAGTGCTTGGCCTGATTCTCACGTGCAAGCTCCCGGGCGCCAACAATTTTCCTTTGCTGGTCGACCATGTGAGCAGGGAGGCGAACTACTTCAGAAACCGGCTGGAGGAATTGAATTTAGGACGATTGGAGCCACTGCCGGACGCCATCATTGACGAAAATGTATTTTTCCTCCGAATCATGGCCGATCATGCCAAATTTATTAGTCATTTGCTGGATCCTTCCGAACGGAAGCTGGTCGATCAAGCGAACAATTTCAGTCATGATTTCGACCAGCTGTTGTTTCAGGCGATCGATTTGGACTCGATGCGTCCGCAATCGCAGACGGTGCCTCTGCTCGACCAATTTCTTGATCAAAACCGAGTGTCGGTCAAGTCGCTTCGCGATTTTAAGAAAACGGCGCGCGATTTAATCGAAGCCTGCCGGATCAAGAGCATTATTCATCCGTTACTGGCCGATCATGTGTTCCGCGAGGCGGAGCGTTTCTTGTTCATCATCGACTGGTTCGAATACAGCCTGACGGGCAGGCCGGCGGAGACGCAAGCCATACAGGAGCATTGA
- a CDS encoding endonuclease/exonuclease/phosphatase family protein yields the protein MKLNIMTFNLRNSRADDGAHAWPFRVKRVAETIRAYEPHIFGIQEGYLDMLEELQPLLSDYAWLGEGRDGGTEGEYCAIFYRKQEMEIVEQGQFWLSETPERKGSMGWDGACPRICTWAHFRLVREPGREIFVFNTHLDHVGQQAREQGALLIRQAMQRQAAGRPAVLMGDFNAAPDNSAVRFWSGEAEIGGERASMTDAYSALEGPPGRTYHDFRGGVDGEPIDYIFASEELKVTEVRVDRRTVDGGFPSDHYPVVAGIAID from the coding sequence ATGAAGCTGAACATCATGACATTTAATCTGCGAAATTCGAGAGCGGACGACGGCGCGCATGCGTGGCCGTTCAGAGTAAAGCGGGTTGCGGAGACTATTCGCGCGTACGAACCGCACATATTCGGCATTCAGGAAGGCTACCTCGACATGCTGGAGGAGCTGCAGCCGCTGCTGTCCGATTACGCATGGCTTGGGGAGGGCCGCGACGGCGGCACGGAAGGCGAATACTGCGCCATTTTTTATCGCAAGCAAGAGATGGAAATCGTGGAGCAGGGGCAGTTCTGGCTGTCCGAAACGCCGGAGCGGAAAGGCAGCATGGGCTGGGACGGCGCCTGTCCGCGGATATGCACCTGGGCGCATTTTCGTCTCGTCCGGGAGCCGGGACGGGAAATCTTCGTGTTTAACACGCATCTGGACCATGTCGGGCAGCAGGCCCGGGAGCAGGGCGCGCTTCTGATCCGGCAGGCGATGCAAAGGCAGGCGGCCGGCAGGCCGGCAGTGCTGATGGGCGACTTCAATGCGGCTCCGGACAACAGCGCCGTGCGGTTTTGGAGCGGTGAAGCGGAAATCGGCGGCGAGCGGGCATCGATGACCGATGCGTATTCGGCGCTGGAAGGCCCGCCCGGACGAACGTATCACGATTTTCGCGGAGGCGTCGACGGGGAGCCGATCGATTACATTTTTGCGAGCGAAGAATTGAAGGTAACGGAGGTACGGGTGGACCGAAGAACGGTGGACGGCGGCTTTCCGTCCGATCACTATCCGGTCGTTGCGGGCATCGCGATCGATTAG
- a CDS encoding IclR family transcriptional regulator, which translates to MTRRIAAKSSKDKVASSTVVKALRVLQALADLCDDSPEGASVSRISAKSGESPSSVCKHLAAFQQYGLVEQDPFSERYRIGIYALRLSTLALKPMSIRDTVSPYLRKIADRVGETIHLVVRDGLRVVYIDKVESSKTIRMHSEIGLRNPMYCTGVGKAILAYSPASLVDAVVAEGMTPFTPQTIVSRSALLEELEHIRSRGYAVDNCEHESEVRCVAAPILNHLKEPIASFSVSCPKWRLSDERVTEIGEMLTSISAEISGRFGYPG; encoded by the coding sequence ATGACTCGACGCATCGCGGCCAAATCGTCCAAGGATAAAGTCGCCTCCTCTACGGTGGTCAAAGCGCTGCGCGTGCTGCAGGCGCTGGCCGATTTGTGCGACGACAGCCCGGAAGGCGCTTCCGTCAGCCGCATTTCGGCGAAATCCGGGGAAAGCCCGAGCAGCGTCTGCAAGCATTTGGCCGCTTTCCAGCAGTATGGCCTGGTGGAGCAGGACCCGTTCTCGGAGCGCTACCGGATCGGTATTTATGCTCTTCGCCTGTCCACCCTTGCGTTGAAGCCGATGTCCATCCGCGACACCGTGTCCCCGTATTTGCGCAAAATCGCCGACCGGGTCGGCGAAACGATTCACCTTGTCGTGCGCGACGGGCTCCGCGTCGTGTATATCGATAAAGTCGAATCGTCCAAAACGATCCGGATGCATTCCGAAATCGGGCTGCGCAACCCGATGTACTGCACGGGCGTCGGCAAAGCGATTCTCGCCTACTCGCCGGCGTCCCTCGTCGACGCCGTCGTCGCAGAGGGCATGACGCCGTTTACGCCGCAGACGATCGTTTCCCGGAGCGCCCTGCTCGAGGAATTGGAGCATATCCGCTCGCGAGGATATGCGGTCGACAACTGCGAGCACGAGAGCGAGGTCCGCTGCGTGGCGGCGCCGATCCTGAATCATTTGAAGGAGCCGATTGCTTCCTTCAGCGTTTCCTGTCCGAAATGGCGGCTGTCGGATGAGCGCGTGACCGAGATCGGGGAGATGCTGACCAGCATTTCCGCGGAAATATCCGGCCGATTCGGCTATCCCGGCTGA
- a CDS encoding mandelate racemase/muconate lactonizing enzyme family protein, producing MKLHTKEGVYGIGEGTLNGFAKTVEAAVHELKHLFIGRSAFDVETISLKMIRDVYSDGGQIQGSALAAIETACWDIIGKASGQPLYKLLGGQCHDKLRCYANGWYRGPRTPESFYEKARIVVEKGYTALKFDPFGSAWRTVDRKDFRLALDIIAAVRDAVGPDTDILIEGHNRFSVHTALQFAEAMLPYNPTWFEAPVPPHNVSSMVEVARRSPVPVACGEDYYCREQFAELMKHEAVHIVQLEPQFLGISASKQICGMVHAHNGVIAPHSAQGPLCSVVCAHLNMATPNFYLHEIFDEFNEPWEEDVLEPACRVERGYIKPPEGPGLGVDLNLEEIAKHPYHPGHYLPLFKQGWEKRSGLENEA from the coding sequence GTGAAGCTCCATACGAAGGAGGGCGTATACGGCATCGGCGAAGGCACGCTGAACGGCTTCGCGAAGACGGTCGAAGCGGCCGTTCACGAGCTGAAACATCTGTTTATCGGCCGCAGCGCCTTCGACGTGGAGACGATTTCGCTGAAAATGATCCGCGACGTCTATTCGGACGGCGGGCAAATTCAAGGCTCGGCGCTGGCCGCGATTGAAACCGCTTGCTGGGATATTATCGGCAAGGCATCCGGCCAGCCGCTTTATAAGCTGCTTGGCGGCCAATGCCACGACAAGCTGCGCTGCTACGCGAACGGCTGGTACCGCGGCCCGCGCACGCCGGAAAGCTTTTACGAGAAAGCCAGGATTGTCGTCGAAAAGGGCTATACGGCACTCAAGTTCGATCCGTTCGGCAGCGCCTGGCGGACGGTGGACCGGAAAGATTTCAGGCTCGCGCTTGACATTATCGCGGCCGTTCGCGACGCGGTCGGACCGGACACGGATATTCTGATCGAAGGCCACAACCGCTTCAGTGTCCATACAGCGCTGCAGTTCGCCGAAGCGATGCTGCCCTATAACCCGACCTGGTTCGAGGCGCCCGTGCCTCCGCACAACGTATCCTCCATGGTGGAGGTGGCGAGGCGGAGCCCCGTGCCGGTCGCCTGCGGGGAGGATTACTACTGCCGCGAGCAGTTCGCCGAGCTGATGAAGCACGAAGCCGTACATATCGTCCAGCTCGAACCGCAGTTTCTCGGCATTTCGGCCTCCAAGCAAATTTGCGGCATGGTTCACGCTCACAATGGCGTTATTGCGCCGCACAGCGCGCAGGGGCCGCTCTGCTCCGTCGTCTGCGCCCATCTCAATATGGCAACGCCGAACTTCTACCTGCACGAAATCTTCGACGAATTCAATGAGCCGTGGGAGGAAGATGTGCTGGAGCCTGCGTGCAGGGTCGAACGCGGATACATCAAGCCTCCGGAAGGGCCGGGTCTCGGCGTCGATCTGAACCTGGAAGAGATCGCCAAGCATCCCTATCATCCGGGCCATTACCTTCCGCTCTTCAAGCAGGGCTGGGAGAAAAGGTCGGGGCTTGAAAATGAGGCGTAA
- a CDS encoding galactitol-1-phosphate 5-dehydrogenase, translated as MKALVYEGPRTMTIRDAPIPEPAADEVLIRVAHAGICGSELGGYLGHNSLRKPPLIMGHEFSGTVERAGRDVSRLRAGDRVTANPLVTCGKCFACTTGSAQLCAERKLLGAHLPGAFAEYVVAPERNVFPLEAHVSMEEGAYTEPFACAVHICSLLRPHPGDRLLIVGAGPIGLLALQALRIFGVEDVTVVDLNEERLEIARELGARTSTRTGDAGAFDAAVDAVGAQATRTACALAVRPGGSVVFTGLHEAESRLPINDMIRSEIRTCGAFAYSPADFTDAQRWIAQGKVQLAPWTSIVPLKEGGASFDKLIGNPGKTAKILLVPGG; from the coding sequence ATGAAAGCACTGGTATACGAAGGGCCGAGAACCATGACGATCCGTGATGCGCCGATTCCGGAACCGGCCGCGGACGAGGTGCTGATCCGCGTCGCGCACGCGGGAATTTGCGGCTCCGAGCTGGGCGGGTATCTCGGCCATAATTCCCTGCGCAAGCCGCCGCTCATCATGGGGCACGAATTTTCCGGCACGGTCGAGCGCGCCGGCCGAGACGTAAGCCGTCTTCGCGCGGGCGACCGGGTGACCGCCAACCCTCTGGTCACCTGCGGCAAATGCTTCGCCTGCACGACGGGCTCGGCACAGCTTTGCGCGGAGCGCAAGCTGCTCGGCGCGCACCTTCCGGGCGCGTTCGCCGAATATGTCGTTGCGCCGGAGCGCAATGTCTTTCCGCTGGAGGCCCATGTTTCGATGGAGGAAGGCGCTTACACCGAGCCGTTCGCCTGCGCGGTACACATTTGCAGCCTGCTCCGTCCGCACCCGGGCGACAGGCTGCTGATCGTGGGAGCGGGGCCGATCGGGCTGCTGGCACTGCAGGCACTGCGCATCTTCGGCGTGGAGGACGTGACCGTCGTCGATCTCAACGAAGAACGGCTCGAAATTGCGCGGGAGCTCGGCGCACGGACTTCGACCCGGACCGGTGACGCCGGCGCGTTCGACGCCGCGGTCGACGCAGTCGGAGCGCAGGCAACCCGCACCGCTTGCGCCCTCGCGGTCAGGCCCGGAGGCAGCGTCGTTTTCACCGGCCTGCACGAAGCCGAGAGCCGGCTGCCGATCAACGACATGATCCGCAGCGAAATCCGGACCTGCGGCGCGTTCGCTTACAGTCCGGCGGATTTCACCGACGCGCAGCGGTGGATCGCGCAGGGTAAGGTGCAGCTTGCGCCGTGGACCAGCATCGTGCCGCTGAAAGAAGGAGGCGCAAGCTTCGATAAGCTGATCGGCAATCCGGGCAAAACGGCGAAAATTTTGCTGGTACCCGGAGGCTGA
- a CDS encoding SDR family NAD(P)-dependent oxidoreductase: protein MLIDLNGKTAVVTGAGRGIGKEIARTLAREGVIVAMLDNHSSLVQEAAGELTGEGLQALPYECDVRDFVRIEEVVADVALKQGGIDILVNNAGVAGGGPVETLKEDMWDLNMDVNVKGTFLMCKAVAPIMKRRRSGRIINAASFAAIVPSYGSAAYAASKSAVHQFTRVLAGELGPWNITVNCYAPGMIPTDMNHFAEQPPERQERLLDTLTLRHWGEKDDVAHLICFLASDFAGYITGTMIDVSGGKLATQIPRVAYEAAVKAGAHEF from the coding sequence ATGCTGATCGATTTGAACGGTAAAACGGCAGTCGTCACAGGCGCCGGCAGAGGAATCGGAAAAGAAATCGCCCGCACGCTCGCCCGCGAGGGCGTAATCGTCGCAATGCTCGACAATCATTCGTCCCTGGTGCAGGAGGCTGCGGGGGAGCTGACCGGCGAAGGCTTGCAGGCACTGCCGTACGAATGCGACGTACGGGATTTTGTCCGAATTGAAGAGGTCGTCGCGGATGTGGCGCTGAAGCAGGGCGGCATTGACATCCTTGTCAACAACGCGGGCGTTGCGGGCGGCGGGCCCGTGGAGACGCTGAAGGAGGACATGTGGGACCTTAACATGGACGTCAACGTGAAAGGTACGTTCCTCATGTGTAAGGCGGTCGCACCGATCATGAAGCGCCGTCGTTCGGGGAGAATCATCAACGCGGCCTCGTTCGCAGCCATCGTCCCTTCGTACGGCAGCGCTGCCTACGCCGCCTCGAAATCGGCCGTCCACCAGTTCACGCGCGTTCTGGCAGGTGAGCTCGGACCGTGGAATATTACGGTGAACTGCTATGCGCCGGGGATGATTCCGACCGACATGAACCATTTTGCGGAACAGCCGCCGGAACGCCAGGAACGGCTGCTCGATACGCTCACCCTCCGGCATTGGGGGGAAAAGGACGATGTGGCGCATTTGATCTGCTTCCTCGCGTCCGACTTTGCCGGCTACATTACCGGCACGATGATCGATGTGAGCGGCGGCAAGCTCGCAACCCAGATTCCGAGAGTTGCTTACGAGGCCGCCGTCAAAGCCGGTGCCCACGAGTTCTGA
- a CDS encoding SDR family NAD(P)-dependent oxidoreductase, translating to MSGMGLNFDGKTVLVTGGSKGIGRAIVSHFVRLGARAVIADLDENGEELAAEWGREGRTVRFVRCDVSSAEQAESAVRRAEQEFGGVDVLVNNAGIFPRADLLGTDGPFWDKVLGVNLKGAYQMCQAAVPGMIRRGGGSIVNIGSLHASRGQENTMAYAVSKGGIITLTRNLAFALAKHRIRVNCVNPGWVLSDGEYERLKTTTGKDREELESMGGSMPLGRMQTGEDIAGAVVFMASDMAEQITGQTLSVDGGGSLR from the coding sequence ATGTCCGGCATGGGCCTTAATTTTGACGGGAAAACGGTGCTTGTCACCGGCGGCTCCAAAGGGATCGGGCGTGCGATCGTAAGCCATTTCGTCCGGCTTGGCGCCCGGGCGGTGATCGCCGATCTGGACGAGAACGGCGAAGAGCTTGCCGCCGAGTGGGGGCGGGAAGGCCGCACGGTCCGTTTTGTCCGCTGCGACGTCTCCTCCGCGGAGCAGGCGGAGAGCGCCGTCCGCCGGGCGGAGCAGGAATTCGGCGGCGTGGACGTTCTGGTCAACAATGCGGGCATTTTTCCCAGAGCCGATCTGCTCGGCACCGACGGGCCGTTCTGGGATAAGGTGCTCGGCGTCAATCTGAAGGGTGCTTATCAGATGTGCCAGGCGGCGGTCCCCGGCATGATCCGGCGAGGCGGCGGCAGCATCGTCAATATCGGCTCCCTTCATGCCTCGCGCGGACAGGAGAATACGATGGCGTACGCCGTCTCCAAAGGCGGCATCATCACGTTAACGCGCAACCTGGCCTTCGCCCTGGCGAAGCACCGCATTCGCGTCAACTGCGTAAATCCGGGCTGGGTGCTGTCCGACGGCGAATACGAACGATTGAAAACGACGACGGGTAAAGACCGGGAAGAGCTCGAAAGCATGGGCGGCAGCATGCCGCTCGGCAGAATGCAGACCGGGGAGGACATCGCCGGCGCGGTCGTGTTTATGGCGTCGGACATGGCCGAGCAGATTACCGGTCAGACGCTGTCGGTCGACGGCGGAGGCAGTTTACGCTGA
- a CDS encoding rhamnogalacturonan acetylesterase translates to MIIYLAGDSTMADYPPEQAPMAGWGQMLGRLITGGAAVRNEARCGRSSKSFIREGHFTRITASIGKGDYLFIQFGHNDEKPGGTEPFTTFQAHLRQYVDAARQSEAEPVLFTPVERRRFDGSGKLAPTHGHYPAAVRELAAAMQVPLIDLTAATGELYRELGPEASKRLFVWLKPGEHANYPDGAEDNTHFNETGAVEVARLAVRHIAAAGLPLAAFFRNKQVR, encoded by the coding sequence GTGATCATTTATCTCGCCGGCGATTCGACCATGGCCGACTACCCGCCGGAGCAGGCGCCGATGGCCGGATGGGGTCAAATGCTCGGCCGGCTCATTACGGGCGGAGCTGCGGTCCGGAATGAAGCCAGATGCGGCAGAAGCTCCAAAAGCTTCATCCGGGAAGGGCATTTCACGCGAATTACCGCCAGCATAGGAAAAGGCGATTATTTGTTCATCCAGTTCGGCCATAACGACGAAAAACCGGGCGGCACCGAGCCTTTCACCACGTTTCAGGCGCATTTAAGACAGTATGTCGATGCAGCGCGTCAGAGCGAGGCGGAACCGGTCCTGTTCACCCCGGTGGAGAGGCGGCGCTTCGACGGCAGCGGCAAATTGGCGCCGACGCACGGCCATTATCCCGCTGCGGTGCGTGAGCTTGCCGCGGCGATGCAGGTGCCGCTGATCGATCTTACCGCGGCGACCGGCGAGCTGTACCGGGAGCTCGGCCCGGAAGCGTCCAAGCGGCTGTTCGTCTGGCTGAAGCCGGGCGAGCATGCGAACTACCCGGACGGGGCGGAGGACAACACGCATTTTAACGAAACGGGCGCGGTGGAGGTCGCACGGCTGGCGGTCCGGCATATCGCCGCGGCCGGTCTGCCATTGGCGGCTTTTTTCAGAAATAAGCAAGTACGGTAG